A region of Plectropomus leopardus isolate mb chromosome 16, YSFRI_Pleo_2.0, whole genome shotgun sequence DNA encodes the following proteins:
- the LOC121955265 gene encoding LOW QUALITY PROTEIN: centrosomal protein of 170 kDa protein B-like (The sequence of the model RefSeq protein was modified relative to this genomic sequence to represent the inferred CDS: inserted 3 bases in 2 codons; deleted 4 bases in 2 codons): protein MSVTSWFLVSSSGTRHRLPKEMIFXGREDCELMLQSRSVDKQHAVINYNPTTDEHLVKDLGSLNGTFVNDLRIPDQTYITLKLSDIIRFGYDSHVYVLEKSQHKVPEEALKHEKYSSQLQMSLKASEKKKTELEDRTRAEKSLSTKSTQEAPACRPTPLYGQPSWWGEEDYGSKVQSGSEPHGDVQKDAPPVDPDFSGSLSEPKTVFPSYHREPSYFEIPTKDFQHPKTLGAELHEIPTKDTDTPPPPAPPSPPTPTPPVVQSHASFTIEFDDCMPGKIKIKDHVTKFSTRQRKQPAPPTKTATPTDMMSAESKVADWLVHSDVSMMRRRPTCEDVYSTKSDLAINIKTLKGHHHEDGTQSDSEDPVLKGRRSKSHHSVQSEQSEASQQTVQSVPQTEILHQPLQYSPPGPAPASPLAPERPLSQSPPRAQSPTAETPKQGPPEHLTQQAFIIEFFDDNPRKKRSQSFTHNPAHADSYSALKAKLERRKGGERPASVHGHIPPTQQVTVPLKGQGHGGPQRSSSLKREKTEGEAVSSSRSSSSSGITIRPFGSVGKKSKLAQEFAAEFLKDSGPQESSPTRDKMSPPPMSAPPVMVSPPQARIPSPQETAASSVSYPTSPLQLVSKSSIPASAAXPRSTPPGPPLSPMLPLGVRAGDPKASPRMMRNEEDDSLSDAGTYTIETEVQDKEVEEARNMIDQVFGVLDSPEYSGVTPTVYRPVIHDGRDEQANDGSSVDPLHGFIPAALSGPPSGPQTGPIQVPAAGLEGPKWVSRWASLADSYGEPGSTPPQGDALEDLRFMSRSMGNYSYDNSESESSHSSRTRRLLPQVPPEKLEGVPPSILIRHEPNHGQEPPDRVSGPLRPQDATQRLAVQDDVDPDSLSDASRSDDAPVLEKTKKTQTRTGSVSPAGPQFKGPEKVSPSTKSTSFYIGSEDSSGKPEQAQSPVQSDRTKPPPTTVLIRHLSGHEPRRTGVKPNSSAPNLQMQDKDSVPTKDSCMSSMVRQESFTKDRPSDTVQMKKLPHISSHPSIRDMEQRRDNIQDTQSFLQEAEGTLSSLDSKFPSSGSGRSSKKGGSSTHMDDSLSGESDVDTASTVSQVSSKNAPVSSGIKKRPAISSLQKEKSSSSPSIQEKGRQLSARERLSEKRRSQTTTETSSKAEAAKRFQMRRSAGNRGSLDLSEGQQGSGPHWTETTSSDHEASRPSSRSKKLIAPLQKEDNGKTPKTAAQQVLTRSNSLSAPRPTRASMLRRARLGEASDNEGAETDRGSQNSDHITAPSKPSAEGKKLSRLDILAMPRKRTGSFTAPSDNETSSAGRAAFSNRNSESAVTSRKTSAGDARQAAGKGGGALGKQPLTRTRSTGAKYPSSGSRRRQKGSDFSSSSEEEYETSAVNPKTKRSSYPSTSSQMPRHRTAATRSKSVSLETEEDEDPSEVDPYQNWSTHSAEIAKLSQDLAKDLAILAKEIHDVAGDGDSPGSGMGTATSPGSLPTTPASTISAREERPSYPYLRGVRPSQLVQHIPEASLNYQKVPPGSAVVSDLDANMNEPEPGSKQRRPWNREEVILDNLMLNPVSQLSQAIRENTEQLAEKMKVLFQNKADVWEEIEAKINAENEVPILKTSNKEISSILKELRRVQRQLEVINTIVEPGGSLQTAAVGTSPRSQTRPSSREKKPTAKPRGAASTSNANESTKRPPRGPDGSHYMA from the exons ATGAGTGTGACATCATGGTTCCTGGTGAGCAGCTCCGGGACTCGACACCGCCTCCCCAAGGAGATGATCT GTGGGCGAGAGGACTGTGAGCTCATGCTTCAG TCCCGCAGCGTTGACAAACAGCACGCCGTCATCAACTACAACCCGACGACTGACGAACACCTGGTGAAGGACCTGGGCAGCCTGAACGGG ACGTTTGTGAACGACCTGAGGATTCCTGATCAGACCTACATCACCCTCAAACTGTCCGACATCATCCGCTTTGGATATG ATTCTCACGTCTACGTTTTGGAGAAAAGTCAACACAAAGTTCCCGAGGAGGCTCTGAAG catgAGAAGTACAGCAGTCAGCTGCAGATGAGTCTGAAGGcgtcagagaagaagaagacggaGCTGGAGGACCGAACGAGAGCC GAAAAATCACTGAGTACCAAGAGTACACAGG aggCTCCAGCGTGTCGGCCCACGCCTCTGTACGGTCAGCCGTCGTGGTGGGGAGAGGAGGATTATGGGAGTAAAGTTCAGAGCGGCAGTGAGCCTCATGGAG acGTTCAGAAAGACGCCCCGCCGGTGGATCCGGATTTTTCCGGCTCTCTGTCAGAACCAAAGACCGTCTTCCCTTCGTACCACCGTGAGCCAAGCTACTTCGAGATCCCCACCAAAGACTTCCAGCACCCCAAAACTCTGGGGGCGGAGCTTCATGAGATCCCCACCAAGGACACGGACACGCCCCCGCCACCGGCGCCGCCGTCGCCCCCCACCCCAACCCCGCCCGTCGTCCAGAGCCACGCCTCCTTCACCATCGAGTTTGACGACTGCATGCCCGGGAAGATCAAGATCAAGGACCACGTCACCAAGTTCTCCACCCGCCAGAGGAAGCAGCCGGCCCCGCCCACCAAGACCGCCACGCCCACAGACATGATGTCAGCA GAGAGCAAGGTGGCCGATTGGCTGGTGCACAGTGATGTCAGCATGATGAGGAGACGGCCGACGTGCGAGGACGTTTACAGCACCAAGAGCGACCTCGCCATCAACATCAAGACGCTCAAAG GTCACCATCACGAGGACGGGACCCAGAGCGACTCTGAGGACCCGGTCCTCAAAGGCCGGCGGAGTAAATCCCACCACTCCGTCCAATCAGAGCAGTCTGAGGCGTCGCAGCAGACAGTTCAGTCCGTCCCACAAACTGAGATTCTCCACCAGCCGCTGCAGTACTCGCCACCAGGACCGGCCCCGGCCTCACCCTTGGCCCCTGAGCGGCCCCTGTCCCAGAGTCCTCCTCGGGCTCAGTCCCCTACCGCAGAGACGCCAAAGCAGGGGCCCCCTGAGCACCTCACCCAGCAGGCCTTCATCATTGAGTTCTTCGATGACAACCCGCGCAAGAAGCGCTCACAGTCCTTCACGCACAACCCCGCCCATGCCGACTCCTACTCTGCCCTGAAGGCCAAGCTGGAGCGCCGGAAAGGCGGTGAGCGGCCGGCGTCTGTGCACGGCCACATCCCCCCCACTCAGCAGGTGACAGTTCCTCTGAAGGGCCAGGGCCACGGCGGCCCCCAGAGGTCCAGCTCTCTGAAGAGGGAGAAGACGGAGGGGGAGGCTGTGTCCTcctcccgctcctcctcctcctccgggATCACCATCAGACCCTTTGGCAGCGTCGGGAAGAAGTCCAAGCTCGCGCAGGAGTTTGCTGCGGAGTTCTTAAAGGACTCTGGTCCACAGGAGTCCTCGCCAACCAGGGACAAGATGTCCCCACCCCCAATGTCTGCGCCACCGGTGATGGTGTCGCCTCCTCAGGCCAGAATCCCCTCCCCCCAGGAAACGGCCGCCTCCTCTGTCTCCTACCCTACCTCCCCCTTACAGCTGGTGTCCAAGTCCTCCATCCCTGCCAGCGCTGC TCCCCGGTCCACTCCTCCGGGCCCCCCCCTGTCACCCATGCTGCCCCTGGGGGTCCGCGCTGGAGACCCCAAAGCTTCGCCGAGGATGATGAGGAACGAGGAGGATGATAGCCTGAGCGACGCTGGGACCTACACCATTGAGACGGAGGTGCAGGacaaggaggtggaggaggctcGCAACATGATCGATCAG GTGTTTGGCGTCCTGGACTCTCCGGAGTACAGTGGCGTCACCCCAACCGTGTACAGACCGGTTATACATGACGGCAGAGATGAGCAGGCTAATGACGGTAGCTCTGTGGACCCGCTGCATGGCTTTATCCCGGCTGCTCTCAGCGGCCCCCCGTCTGGCCCCCAGACCGGCCCCATACAG GTTCCAGCTGCTGGTCTTGAAGGACCAAAGTGGGTTTCCCGTTGGGCCAGCCTGGCGGACAGCTACGGAGAGCCTGGTTCCACTCCGCCTCAGGGAGACGCTCTAGAAG ATCTGCGCTTCATGAGTCGGTCGATGGGGAACTACAGCTACGATAACTCAGAGTCAGAGTCGAGTCACAGCTCCAGGACCAGACGGCTGCTGCCCCAGGTGCCTCCAGAGAAGCTGGAAGGCGTTCCTCCAAGTATCTTGATCCGCCACGAACCAAACCACGGCCAGGAGCCCCCTGACAGAGTCTCTGGTCCGCTCCGCCCACAGGACGCCACCCAGCGGCTGGCGGTTCAGGACGACGTGGACCCGGACAGCCTGAGTGACGCCAGTCGCTCAGACGACGCACCAGTCCTGGAGAAGACAAAGAAGACTCAGACCAGGACTGGATCTGTGTCTCCAGCTGGTCCTCAGTTCAAGGGTCCAGAGAAAGTGTCCCCCTCCACCAAGTCCACCTCCTTCTACATTGGCTCTGAGGACAGTTCGGGTAAACCGGAGCAGGCCCAGAGTCCGGTCCAGTCTGACAGGACTAAACCTCCCCCCACCACCGTCCTGATCCGACACTTGAGTGGACACGAGCCCCGGAGGACAGGTGTCAAACCCAACAGTTCTGCTCCAAACCTCCAAATGCAGGACAAGGATTCTGTCCCCACCAAGGACAGCTGCATGTCCTCCATGGTCCGGCAGGAGAGCTTCACCAAAGACCGGCCCAGCGACACGGTCCAGATGAAGAAGCTCCCGCACATCTCCAGCCATCCGTCCATCCGAGACATGGAGCAGAGGAGGGACAACATCCAGGACACGCAGTCCTTCCTCCAGGAGGCCGAGGGGACTCTGTCCTCTCTGGACTCCAAGTTCCCCTCGTCCGGCTCCGGTCGCAGCTCAAAGAAAGGCGGCTCCTCCACCCACATGGATGACTCACTCTCCGGGGAGTCGGACGTGGACACGGCCAGCACTGTCAGCCAGGTGAGCAGCAAGAATGCTCCGGTCAGCTCTGGCATCAAAAAGCGTCCCGCCATCAGCAGTCTGCAAAAGGAGAAGTCCTCATCCAGCCCGTCCATCCAGGAGAAGGGACGACAGCTCTCTGCCCGAGAACGCCTTTCTGAAAAACGCAGAAGCCAGACGACCACAGAGACGTCGAGCAAGGCAGAGGCCGCAAAGCGTTTCCAGATGCGCCGCAGTGCGGGGAACCGCGGCTCCCTGGATCTGTCCGAGGGCCAACAGGGTTCTGGTCCGCACTGGACTGAGACAACGTCCTCTGACCATGAGGCCTCCCGTCCATCCAGCCGCAGCAAGAAGCTCATAGCCCCCCTTCAGAAGGAAGACAACGGGAAGACGCCCAAGACGGCAGCTCAGCAGGTTCTGACTCGGTCAAACAGCCTGTCAGCGCCGAGGCCAACCCGGGCGTCCATGCTGCGACGAGCGCGCCTTGGCGAGGCCTCCGATAACGAGGGTGCCGAGACTGACCGCGGCTCCCAGAACTCTGACCACATCACGGCACCGTCCAAACCGTCTGCCGAGGGGAAGAAGCTGTCCCGGCTGGACATCTTAGCGATGCCCAGGAAGAGGACCGGCTCCTTCACGGCACCCAGTGACAATGAGACATCCTCCGCCGGGCGTGCTGCGTTCTCCAATCGCAACTCTGAGTCCGCCGTCACCTCCAGGAAGACGTCTGCGGGCGACGCCCGCCAGGCCGCTGGCAAAGGGGGCGGAGCTCTGGGAAAGCAACCGCTGACCCGAACCCGGTCCACTGGAGCCAAGTACCCCAGCAGCG GTTCCCGTCGCAGACAGAAGGGCTCAGACTTCTCCTCGTCCTCGGAGGAAGAATACGAGACGAGCGCAGTGAACCCAAAAACCAAACGCTCCTCCTATCCCTCCACGTCCTCCCAGATGCCTCGCCACCGCACCGCCGCCACCCGCTCCAAGTCTGTCTCCCTGGAGacggaggaggacgaggaccCGAGCGAGGTCGACCCCTACCAGAACTGGTCCACGCACAGCGCCGAGATCGCCAA GCTCAGCCAGGACCTCGCCAAAGACCTCGCCATCCTGGCCAAGGAAATTCACGATGTCGCAGGAGATGGAGACTCACCGGGCTCCGGCATGGGCACCGCTACCTCGCCCGGCTCGCTGCCCACCACACCGGCCTCCACCATCTCCGCCCGGGAGGAG AGGCCATCCTATCCATACTTACGGGGGGTTCGACCTTCTCAG CTGGTCCAACATATCCCTGAGGCCAGTTTAAACTACCAGAAGGTTCCTCCAGGTTCTGCAGTCGTCTCCGACCTGGACGCAAACATGAATGAGCCGGAGCCCGGTTCTAAGCAACGCCGTCCGTGGAACCGCGAAGAG GTGATTCTGGACAACCTGATGCTGAACCCGGTGTCTCAGCTGTCTCAGGCCATCCGGGAGAACACGGAGCAGCTGGCCGAGAAAATGAA GGTTCTGTTCCAGAACAAGGCTGACGTCTGGGAGGAGATCGAGGCCAAGATCAACGCTGAGAATGAAGTCCCCATCCTGAAAACCTCCAACAAG GAGATCTCGTCCATCCTGAAGGAGCTGAGGAGAGTCCAGAGGCAGCTGGAAG TTATAAACACCATCGTGGAGCCCGGTGGCAGTCTCCAGACTGCGGCTGTTGGGACGTCGCCACGCAGTCAGACTCGACCGTCCTCGAGGGAGAAGAAGCCCACCGCCAAACCCCGCGGTGCCGCTTCAACCTCCAATGCCAACGAAAGCACCAAAAGACCACCTCGTGGACCCGACGGGTCCCACTACATGGCCTGA